A part of Paenibacillus sp. sptzw28 genomic DNA contains:
- a CDS encoding DUF4870 domain-containing protein, which produces MQSPAMLPDPSSTGIDPKIVGLLCYLGSIVTGILFLMIEKKSRFVKFHAMQSILVSAALIVINLVLGFIPLIGWIVGILIAPVSFILWIVLMLTALQGRWFKLPIIGDYAQDQAGRF; this is translated from the coding sequence ATGCAGTCGCCAGCCATGCTGCCGGATCCGTCTTCAACCGGTATAGATCCAAAGATAGTAGGTCTGCTTTGTTATTTGGGCAGCATCGTTACCGGGATTTTGTTTCTTATGATTGAAAAAAAGAGCCGGTTCGTTAAATTTCACGCCATGCAGTCTATCCTCGTCTCCGCAGCTTTGATTGTTATCAATCTTGTGCTGGGCTTTATCCCTCTTATTGGATGGATTGTCGGCATTCTTATCGCACCGGTATCATTCATATTATGGATTGTGCTCATGCTCACAGCTCTGCAGGGACGCTGGTTTAAATTGCCGATTATCGGCGATTATGCGCAGGATCAGGCCGGCCGGTTTTGA